A window of the Roseburia sp. 831b genome harbors these coding sequences:
- the lspA gene encoding signal peptidase II, which yields MSESIQTYNWKKRALLGSLSCVFLVFLDQLTKFFAQKSLMGKEPFVLIKDVFELQYLENQGAAFGVMQGKKTFFVIFTVIVLLLLAALYFKIPAQKRFRPVLWILVLFYAGAIGNFIDRVRLNYVVDFFYFKLINFPIFNVADIYVTVAAFFVIVLGLFYYKEEDYEAIFPAKKKAD from the coding sequence ATGTCAGAATCCATACAGACATACAACTGGAAAAAAAGAGCACTTCTTGGTTCCCTTAGTTGTGTTTTTCTTGTTTTTTTAGACCAGCTTACAAAATTTTTTGCACAGAAATCACTCATGGGAAAGGAACCTTTTGTTCTTATTAAGGATGTTTTTGAGCTGCAATATTTAGAAAACCAGGGTGCAGCATTTGGCGTCATGCAAGGGAAAAAGACATTTTTTGTAATCTTTACCGTTATTGTGTTGCTTCTTTTGGCTGCTCTTTATTTTAAAATACCTGCCCAGAAAAGGTTTCGACCGGTTTTATGGATTTTAGTGTTATTTTATGCAGGTGCAATCGGTAATTTTATCGACCGCGTCCGTTTGAATTATGTCGTTGATTTCTTCTATTTTAAATTAATCAATTTCCCAATTTTTAATGTGGCGGATATCTATGTAACCGTTGCGGCATTTTTTGTTATTGTACTTGGTCTTTTTTACTATAAGGAAGAAGATTACGAAGCAATTTTTCCAGCTAAGAAAAAAGCAGATTAA
- a CDS encoding RluA family pseudouridine synthase, translating into MKKEVFEVDSSCEEERLDKYLSLIFPEQSRSFFQKLIKDGQIRVNEKTEKANYRLKTQDLIEVSIPEAVETPILPENIPLDILYEDDDLLIVNKPKGMVVHPSAGHYTGTLVNAIMYHCKDSLSGINGEIRPGIVHRIDMDTTGSLIVCKNDESHVFVAEQIKEHSVVRKYRGIVCGHVKEEEGTIHAPIGRHSVERKKMAINEKNGKDAITHYRVLEHFANYTYMEFQLETGRTHQIRVHMASIGHPLLGDTLYSSGKSPYKLQGQTLHAMTIGFIHPRTKEYLEVSAPLPEYFEKILRDLRS; encoded by the coding sequence ATGAAAAAAGAAGTTTTTGAGGTAGACAGTTCTTGCGAAGAGGAACGCCTGGATAAATATTTAAGTCTTATTTTTCCGGAACAGTCCCGTTCTTTTTTTCAAAAGTTAATCAAGGACGGGCAGATTCGTGTCAATGAGAAGACGGAAAAAGCAAACTACCGGCTAAAGACACAGGACTTGATTGAAGTTTCAATTCCAGAGGCTGTTGAAACTCCTATTTTACCAGAAAATATTCCGTTGGATATTTTATACGAGGATGACGATTTATTGATTGTGAACAAGCCAAAGGGCATGGTCGTACATCCATCTGCAGGGCATTATACCGGCACGCTTGTGAATGCCATTATGTATCACTGCAAAGACAGCTTGTCCGGCATCAACGGTGAAATTCGCCCGGGAATTGTACATCGAATTGACATGGATACCACCGGCTCTTTGATTGTGTGTAAAAATGATGAGAGCCATGTTTTTGTGGCGGAACAGATAAAGGAACATTCTGTGGTGCGCAAGTATCGTGGCATTGTATGCGGTCATGTAAAAGAAGAGGAAGGCACCATTCATGCTCCGATAGGCAGACACTCGGTTGAGCGCAAGAAAATGGCAATCAATGAAAAAAATGGAAAAGATGCCATTACCCACTACCGTGTGTTAGAGCATTTTGCAAATTATACCTACATGGAATTCCAGCTTGAGACCGGACGAACGCACCAGATTCGCGTCCATATGGCAAGCATCGGACACCCTTTGTTGGGTGACACCTTATATTCGAGTGGCAAAAGTCCATATAAATTGCAAGGGCAGACGCTGCATGCGATGACGATTGGTTTTATCCATCCACGTACCAAGGAGTATTTAGAAGTATCCGCACCGTTACCGGAATATTTTGAAAAAATTTTGCGCGATTTACGCTCTTAA
- a CDS encoding cytidylate kinase-like family protein produces the protein MGNKIYTIGREFGSGGKEVGEKLAARLGIKLYDKELLQQAAKDSGFCEEIFENHDERPTNSFLYSLVMDTYSVSGYSSAPFLDMPLNHKVFLAQFDTIKKIAERESCVIVGRCADYALAENPDCINIFIHADMDFRIKRVTKDLDITENKAKDYIQKQDKQRASYYNYYTSKKWGDSKSYHLTLDNSKLGSDNCVEMILRFRELMDASK, from the coding sequence ATGGGCAACAAAATTTATACCATTGGTCGTGAATTTGGAAGTGGAGGAAAAGAAGTAGGAGAAAAATTAGCTGCAAGGCTTGGAATTAAATTATATGATAAAGAATTGCTTCAGCAGGCTGCAAAAGACAGCGGTTTTTGCGAAGAAATTTTTGAAAATCATGACGAACGTCCAACAAACAGTTTCCTTTATTCTTTGGTAATGGATACATATTCTGTAAGTGGTTATTCTTCAGCACCATTTTTAGATATGCCACTCAATCATAAAGTATTTTTGGCACAGTTCGATACCATCAAGAAAATTGCAGAAAGAGAATCCTGCGTTATCGTCGGAAGATGTGCTGACTATGCATTAGCTGAGAATCCAGATTGTATCAATATCTTTATCCATGCTGATATGGATTTTCGAATCAAACGTGTCACCAAGGATTTAGATATTACAGAAAATAAAGCCAAAGATTATATCCAGAAACAGGATAAACAGCGTGCAAGCTATTATAACTACTATACAAGCAAGAAATGGGGAGATTCTAAGAGTTATCATCTAACCTTAGATAACAGCAAACTCGGTTCCGATAACTGTGTCGAAATGATTCTTCGTTTCCGTGAGCTGATGGATGCATCCAAATAA
- a CDS encoding helix-turn-helix domain-containing protein, protein MKHMTLNDRISIQEGLDNGYAIRTITPEPRL, encoded by the coding sequence ATGAAACATATGACATTAAATGACCGTATCTCAATCCAAGAAGGTCTTGATAACGGATACGCAATCAGAACTATTACGCCAGAGCCTAGACTTTAA
- the dtd gene encoding D-aminoacyl-tRNA deacylase → MRYVIQRVTNASCTVDGRVTGEIEKGFLVFIGVSDTDTKEIADKMTKKLLGMRIFEDENGKTNLSLKDVNGSLLLISQFTLYADCKKGNRPSFTKAGKPDHANELYEYMIDLCKNEISNVQTGIFGADMKIQLLNDGPFTILLDSDEIM, encoded by the coding sequence ATGAGATATGTAATTCAGAGAGTAACAAATGCGTCCTGCACAGTGGATGGAAGGGTAACAGGAGAAATTGAAAAAGGTTTTCTTGTTTTTATTGGGGTATCTGATACCGATACCAAAGAAATCGCAGATAAAATGACCAAAAAATTATTGGGAATGCGTATTTTTGAGGATGAGAATGGCAAGACAAATCTTTCCTTAAAAGATGTGAACGGGAGTTTGTTATTAATTTCACAATTCACACTTTATGCGGACTGCAAAAAAGGAAATCGTCCTTCTTTTACCAAAGCCGGCAAACCAGATCATGCAAATGAATTATATGAATACATGATTGACCTTTGCAAAAATGAGATTTCCAATGTACAGACCGGAATTTTTGGCGCTGATATGAAAATACAGCTTTTGAATGACGGTCCGTTTACCATATTGTTGGATTCGGATGAGATTATGTAA
- the abc-f gene encoding ribosomal protection-like ABC-F family protein → MLYQICNGAVSFADDVVLEHINFEIRNTEKIAVVGRNGCGKTTLLRLILGEVDLAKKDSDEDIFIAKAGNPQIGYLKQIAFDDPSISMEKEVRKVFAPMEKMKQELDDMAKALEENYSEQKVKEYTNRQEYFTSIGGYYYEKEYETMIRKFGFSDEDKKKPLCEFSGGQQTKIAFIKLLLSKPDILLLDEPTNHLDVSTIEWLESYIKNYPKAVVVVSHDRMFLDHVVDVVYEIEHHTAKRYPGNYTNFVKVKRENYEKQKKDYLAQQKEIARLQALVERFKNKPTKVAMTRSKLKAIEHMVKVEAPEEYDTKAFHAHFQPLVETGKDVLLVQDLAIGYEKVLSTVEIDIKKGDKIGILGGNGLGKSTFLKTIVGQISPLGGTYQYGTNVQIGYFDQQMAMYTSNKTVLDDFWDEFPELTQTEARNMLGAFLFSGDDVFKNVNMLSGGEKVRLALCKILKRRPNVLILDEPTNHMDIVGKETLESMLKEFNGTLIFVSHDRYFVKQIANRLLVFENGTTKEYPYGYGQYKEELEKREEAKEQAGVTGKPASPNDGNVSEPGKKKSYYNPGKELAKRERKLKKIEEKLKQEEEQMENLKMEMMNPDYQSDYVKLNELQEQINQLESDILEDMEEWDRISSEADSTNENLETDVYLHCPVYEREQVKMRFVEMEDVRELLACYSDERAVRFFNSDNCHGDDFHYTTMSRMKEAITFWCESYDNRYFVRWTVVEKKTNAAIGTVEMFQSEDKENGEACGILRIDLASNYEKKPYLREILSIAVDNFYLNFKVSHILTKTFPDALERTECLEEAGFLPLGKLFRGEYEGYYIR, encoded by the coding sequence GTGTTATATCAGATTTGTAACGGCGCCGTGTCATTTGCGGATGATGTCGTGTTAGAACATATAAATTTTGAAATTCGAAATACAGAGAAAATAGCGGTGGTCGGAAGAAATGGCTGTGGAAAGACCACGCTGCTTCGTCTTATTTTAGGGGAAGTGGATTTGGCAAAAAAAGACAGCGACGAAGATATTTTTATCGCCAAGGCGGGGAATCCGCAAATCGGTTATCTAAAGCAGATAGCATTTGATGACCCATCTATTTCCATGGAAAAAGAAGTGCGAAAAGTGTTTGCACCAATGGAAAAAATGAAGCAGGAACTCGATGACATGGCAAAAGCCTTGGAAGAAAACTATTCCGAGCAAAAAGTAAAAGAGTATACAAACCGTCAGGAGTATTTTACGTCGATTGGCGGTTATTATTATGAAAAAGAATATGAAACCATGATTCGAAAATTTGGTTTTTCCGATGAAGATAAGAAGAAGCCGCTCTGTGAATTTTCCGGTGGACAGCAGACAAAGATTGCCTTTATCAAACTGTTGCTTAGCAAGCCGGATATTTTGTTGTTAGATGAGCCGACCAACCATTTGGATGTCTCTACAATCGAATGGTTGGAGTCATACATCAAAAACTATCCAAAAGCAGTTGTAGTTGTATCGCATGACCGTATGTTCTTGGATCATGTGGTGGATGTTGTCTATGAGATTGAACATCACACAGCCAAACGTTATCCAGGCAATTACACCAATTTCGTCAAAGTAAAACGTGAAAATTATGAAAAACAAAAGAAAGATTACCTTGCGCAGCAAAAAGAAATCGCAAGACTGCAAGCTTTAGTGGAACGTTTTAAGAACAAGCCGACGAAGGTCGCAATGACACGCTCCAAGTTAAAAGCAATCGAACACATGGTAAAAGTAGAAGCACCGGAAGAGTACGATACGAAAGCTTTTCATGCACATTTTCAACCATTGGTTGAAACCGGAAAAGATGTACTTTTGGTGCAGGATTTAGCCATTGGATATGAAAAGGTACTTTCAACGGTAGAAATTGACATTAAAAAGGGCGATAAGATTGGAATTTTGGGTGGAAACGGGCTTGGCAAATCAACTTTTTTAAAGACAATCGTCGGTCAGATTTCACCACTTGGAGGAACCTACCAGTACGGAACAAACGTTCAGATTGGATATTTTGACCAGCAGATGGCGATGTATACCAGCAATAAGACCGTTTTGGATGATTTCTGGGATGAGTTTCCGGAACTGACGCAGACGGAGGCACGAAACATGTTAGGTGCGTTCCTTTTTTCCGGGGATGACGTATTTAAGAATGTTAACATGCTTTCCGGTGGTGAAAAAGTGCGTCTGGCGCTTTGCAAGATTTTAAAAAGAAGACCCAATGTCCTGATTTTAGATGAGCCGACGAACCATATGGATATTGTCGGAAAAGAGACGTTAGAGTCCATGCTAAAAGAGTTTAACGGAACGCTGATTTTTGTTTCCCATGACCGTTATTTTGTAAAACAGATTGCAAACCGTCTGCTTGTATTTGAAAATGGAACCACCAAAGAATATCCATACGGATATGGGCAATACAAAGAAGAATTAGAAAAACGGGAAGAAGCCAAAGAACAAGCAGGCGTGACAGGAAAGCCGGCTTCACCAAACGATGGAAACGTGTCCGAACCTGGGAAGAAGAAATCTTACTATAATCCTGGAAAAGAGCTGGCAAAGAGAGAGCGGAAGCTGAAGAAAATCGAAGAAAAATTAAAACAGGAAGAGGAACAGATGGAGAATCTGAAGATGGAGATGATGAATCCGGATTATCAATCTGATTATGTAAAATTGAATGAATTGCAGGAACAAATCAATCAATTAGAGTCTGACATTCTGGAAGATATGGAAGAGTGGGACCGCATTTCCTCGGAGGCAGATTCGACAAATGAGAACTTAGAAACAGATGTTTACCTGCATTGTCCTGTTTATGAAAGAGAACAGGTAAAAATGCGTTTTGTTGAGATGGAAGATGTGAGAGAATTGCTGGCCTGTTATTCGGATGAGAGAGCAGTCCGTTTCTTTAACTCTGATAATTGCCATGGGGATGATTTTCATTATACGACAATGTCACGTATGAAGGAGGCAATCACATTTTGGTGTGAGTCTTACGACAATCGCTATTTTGTCCGGTGGACAGTCGTGGAAAAGAAGACGAATGCAGCAATTGGAACGGTAGAAATGTTTCAGAGTGAGGATAAAGAAAACGGTGAAGCATGTGGTATTCTAAGGATTGACCTGGCAAGCAATTATGAAAAGAAGCCTTATTTAAGAGAGATTCTGTCCATCGCAGTTGACAATTTTTATCTGAATTTTAAGGTATCACATATTTTAACCAAAACTTTTCCAGATGCACTGGAGCGTACGGAATGTCTGGAAGAAGCTGGATTTTTGCCGCTTGGAAAGCTTTTTCGGGGAGAGTATGAAGGGTATTATATTCGATAA
- a CDS encoding tRNA lysidine(34) synthetase — protein sequence MKLQQLYSYTRQAIDDYHMIEEGDKIAVGISGGKDSLTLFYALSGLRRFYPKKFELIAISVDLGYDNFDLGGVKKLCEELNVPYYIVPTKISEILSKECKKSSPCSLCAKLRKGAFNDKALELGCNKIAYAHHLDDVVETMLLSLIFEGRFSCFSPKTFLDKTNLTVIRPLIYVTEANVIGFRNKYQLPVVNNPCAFDGYTQREYAKNLVRQIHKEHPGAKQRMFHAIQTGSIPGWSTLKGDNADE from the coding sequence ATGAAATTACAGCAGCTATATAGTTACACCAGACAGGCAATTGATGATTATCATATGATTGAGGAGGGAGACAAAATTGCCGTCGGTATCTCCGGCGGGAAGGATTCCTTAACACTTTTCTATGCATTAAGCGGGTTAAGACGCTTTTACCCGAAAAAGTTTGAGCTGATTGCCATCTCTGTTGATTTAGGATATGATAACTTTGATTTAGGCGGTGTTAAAAAACTTTGTGAAGAACTTAACGTTCCCTACTATATCGTTCCGACCAAAATATCGGAAATTTTATCCAAAGAATGTAAAAAATCTTCGCCTTGTTCGCTTTGCGCCAAGCTAAGAAAAGGTGCATTTAACGATAAGGCGCTGGAACTTGGATGTAATAAGATTGCCTATGCGCACCATCTGGATGATGTTGTCGAGACCATGTTGTTATCTTTGATTTTTGAGGGACGTTTTTCCTGTTTTTCTCCAAAAACTTTTCTCGATAAGACGAATCTTACGGTTATCCGTCCCTTGATTTATGTCACGGAGGCAAATGTCATTGGATTTCGAAATAAATACCAGCTTCCCGTTGTGAATAATCCATGCGCATTCGATGGATATACCCAGCGTGAATATGCCAAAAATCTTGTAAGACAGATTCATAAAGAACACCCGGGTGCCAAACAGCGCATGTTCCACGCCATTCAAACCGGCAGCATTCCTGGCTGGTCCACTTTGAAAGGAGACAACGCAGATGAATGA
- a CDS encoding tyrosine-type recombinase/integrase — translation MNEKAYYEDVNLKNELKLREMLKKMPAFCKQFFIGIEPRTSSRTRLAYAYDLDTFFDYLKQNNPLLKTVDVTSLPLSILNQITPQDIEEYLFYLKYYEKDGVAHANDERGIKRKLASLRTFYRYLYKNEMIENDPAIKVDMPKIHDKTIVRLDADEVALLLDVVESGENLTARQQIYHEKTKKRDLAILTLLLGTGIRVSECVGLDLDDVDFKNNGIKIHRKGGAEVIVYFGDEVRQALLGYMEERNQIEALDGSTNALFLSLKKSRINVRSVENLVKKYAKLVTSLKNITPHKLRSTYGTALYRETGDIYLVADVLGHKDVNTTKKHYAAIEDDRRRSAAKFVHLREDN, via the coding sequence ATGAATGAAAAAGCTTACTACGAGGACGTAAACCTCAAAAATGAGTTGAAGCTCCGTGAGATGCTAAAGAAAATGCCCGCATTTTGTAAACAGTTTTTTATCGGAATTGAACCAAGAACATCCTCCCGTACCCGCCTGGCTTACGCCTATGATTTGGATACCTTTTTTGATTATTTAAAACAGAATAATCCATTATTAAAAACAGTGGATGTCACCAGTCTTCCACTTAGTATTTTAAATCAAATTACACCACAGGATATTGAAGAATACCTTTTTTACTTAAAATATTATGAAAAAGATGGCGTTGCGCATGCAAATGACGAACGCGGAATCAAACGAAAGCTTGCTTCCCTTCGCACCTTTTACCGCTATCTTTATAAAAATGAAATGATTGAAAATGACCCTGCTATCAAAGTAGATATGCCAAAAATCCATGATAAAACCATCGTGCGGCTAGATGCCGACGAAGTAGCCCTCCTGCTCGATGTCGTGGAATCTGGTGAGAATTTAACCGCAAGACAGCAGATTTACCATGAGAAGACAAAGAAACGTGATTTGGCCATTCTAACGCTTTTACTGGGCACTGGAATCCGTGTATCCGAATGTGTTGGTCTTGATCTTGATGATGTCGATTTTAAAAATAATGGAATCAAAATTCACCGGAAAGGTGGTGCCGAGGTTATCGTGTATTTTGGTGATGAGGTTAGACAGGCATTACTTGGCTATATGGAAGAACGAAACCAGATTGAAGCACTCGACGGCAGTACCAATGCGCTTTTTCTCTCCTTAAAGAAATCCCGCATCAACGTACGCTCCGTTGAAAATCTGGTCAAAAAATATGCAAAACTTGTGACCAGCTTAAAAAATATTACCCCACACAAATTACGAAGTACGTATGGTACCGCGCTCTATCGGGAAACCGGGGACATTTATCTTGTCGCTGATGTCTTAGGACATAAGGATGTCAATACGACAAAGAAACATTATGCCGCTATTGAGGATGACCGTAGACGAAGTGCAGCGAAATTCGTGCATCTTCGGGAAGATAATTAA
- a CDS encoding lysophospholipid acyltransferase family protein, producing the protein MIKFIYVILMNLFRAPYMIPKMRKEADHPERYTIEERYQLAKHCVRLMKMTGAIKTKAYGIENLPKEGGYMMYPNHQGKYDALGIIYTHKKPCSLVMDKAKSNTILVREFVDLLEGKRLDKKDVRQALTVINEVSEEVKNGKIYILFPEGGYEFNNRNKVYDFKAGSFKIALKTKAPIVPVALIDSYRVFNSAWLGPVTTQVHYLKPITYEEYKGMKTQEIAAMVKDRISEKISSVLESQKQG; encoded by the coding sequence ATGATTAAATTTATTTATGTAATTTTGATGAACCTGTTTCGTGCACCATATATGATTCCGAAGATGAGGAAAGAGGCAGATCATCCAGAACGATATACCATAGAGGAGCGTTATCAGCTTGCAAAGCACTGTGTTCGTCTTATGAAGATGACAGGCGCAATCAAGACGAAGGCGTATGGTATTGAGAACCTTCCGAAAGAGGGCGGTTACATGATGTATCCGAATCACCAGGGCAAATATGATGCGCTTGGTATTATCTATACACACAAGAAGCCGTGTTCCCTTGTTATGGATAAGGCAAAGTCCAATACAATACTGGTAAGGGAATTTGTTGATCTCTTAGAGGGAAAGCGTTTGGATAAAAAGGATGTCAGACAGGCACTTACTGTTATTAATGAAGTGTCAGAAGAAGTGAAGAATGGCAAGATTTATATTTTATTCCCAGAAGGTGGTTATGAATTTAACAATCGGAATAAAGTATATGATTTCAAGGCGGGAAGTTTTAAAATTGCATTAAAGACAAAGGCACCTATCGTGCCGGTTGCTTTAATAGATTCCTATCGTGTTTTTAACAGTGCATGGTTAGGACCGGTAACAACCCAGGTTCATTATTTGAAACCAATCACATACGAAGAATACAAAGGAATGAAGACCCAGGAGATCGCAGCAATGGTAAAGGACAGAATTAGCGAAAAGATTAGCAGCGTATTGGAATCACAAAAACAAGGATAA
- a CDS encoding LysM peptidoglycan-binding domain-containing protein, protein MKSRSQIVRERKMMLFVFAGLLVSVLICSIVFGSIRAQAASSDITYKYYTSVAIEPGDSIWKIAKEYKTEECGDMDAYVAEICKLNHISNTDPIHSGQYLTIPYYSEDYK, encoded by the coding sequence ATGAAGAGTAGAAGTCAAATTGTAAGAGAGAGAAAGATGATGTTGTTCGTTTTCGCAGGTTTACTTGTTTCTGTTTTGATTTGTTCGATTGTGTTTGGCTCCATTCGTGCGCAGGCAGCTTCTTCAGATATTACTTATAAATATTACACCAGTGTCGCAATTGAGCCAGGGGATAGTATCTGGAAGATTGCCAAGGAATATAAGACCGAGGAATGTGGAGATATGGATGCGTATGTGGCAGAGATTTGCAAACTGAACCATATCAGCAACACAGATCCGATTCATTCCGGTCAATATCTGACAATACCATATTATTCTGAGGATTATAAATAA
- the lexA gene encoding transcriptional repressor LexA, whose translation MAYGKISTKQREILEYIKQEILNKGYPPAVREICEAVDLKSTSSVHSHLETLEKNGYIRRDPTKPRAIEIIDDNFNLTRREVVNVPMIGEVAAGQPLLAVENIDNYFPIPAEFLPNQETFMLKVKGESMINAGIFDGDSILVEKQSDASNGDMVVALVEDSATVKTFFKENGHYRLQPENDTMDPIIVPECQVLGKVIGVFRFFS comes from the coding sequence ATGGCTTACGGAAAAATCAGTACTAAGCAAAGAGAAATTTTAGAATATATCAAGCAGGAAATTTTAAACAAGGGATATCCTCCTGCCGTTCGTGAAATCTGCGAGGCAGTTGATTTGAAATCAACTTCTTCTGTTCATTCACATCTTGAGACCTTAGAGAAGAACGGTTATATCAGAAGAGACCCGACCAAGCCAAGAGCAATCGAGATTATCGATGATAATTTTAATCTCACAAGACGTGAGGTTGTCAATGTTCCTATGATTGGCGAAGTCGCAGCCGGCCAGCCATTACTCGCTGTTGAGAACATCGATAATTATTTCCCGATTCCGGCAGAGTTTCTGCCAAACCAGGAGACTTTCATGTTAAAGGTAAAAGGGGAAAGTATGATTAACGCCGGTATTTTCGACGGAGACAGTATTTTGGTTGAAAAGCAAAGCGATGCTTCCAATGGAGATATGGTTGTCGCTTTAGTTGAAGATTCTGCCACTGTTAAGACTTTTTTCAAGGAAAACGGTCACTATCGCTTACAGCCGGAAAATGATACCATGGATCCAATCATCGTTCCAGAATGTCAGGTTCTTGGCAAAGTAATCGGCGTATTCCGTTTCTTTAGCTAA
- the rsfS gene encoding ribosome silencing factor — MTSNELTKLAVEALEDRKAEDVTVIDLREISPIADFFIVANGNNQNQLQAMCDAADEVMYTHGVHQKHVEGNQNSTWILMDYGDVVIHIFSKEDRLFYDLERIWKDGKIIDKNDL, encoded by the coding sequence ATGACTTCAAATGAATTGACAAAGCTTGCAGTAGAGGCATTAGAGGACAGAAAAGCAGAAGATGTAACCGTAATTGATCTTCGTGAAATCTCCCCGATTGCAGACTTTTTTATCGTTGCAAACGGAAATAACCAGAACCAGTTACAGGCAATGTGTGATGCAGCTGATGAGGTAATGTATACACACGGTGTACACCAGAAACACGTAGAGGGAAATCAGAATTCTACCTGGATTTTGATGGATTATGGCGATGTCGTCATTCATATCTTTTCCAAGGAAGACCGTCTGTTCTATGATTTGGAACGAATCTGGAAAGATGGTAAAATCATTGACAAGAATGATTTATAA
- the yqeK gene encoding bis(5'-nucleosyl)-tetraphosphatase (symmetrical) YqeK, translated as MEITEMKKKLKKELDKNRYEHTKGVMYTAGCIAMAHGYDYKKAMLAGLLHDCAKCIPTETKFELCEKYHVILSESEVKNPSLIHAKLGAALAEHLYEVTDPEILHAIKVHTTGMPDMSLLDKILFVADYMEPGRNEAPNLEVIRELAFGDLDACVAQILYDTLKYLSGKKGAIDPMTEMTYKFYKDNRKETVL; from the coding sequence ATGGAAATAACAGAAATGAAAAAAAAGCTGAAAAAAGAGCTTGATAAAAACCGTTATGAACATACAAAAGGTGTGATGTATACAGCCGGATGTATTGCAATGGCACATGGTTATGACTATAAAAAGGCAATGCTTGCCGGTCTTTTACATGATTGTGCCAAGTGTATTCCAACAGAGACAAAGTTTGAATTATGTGAGAAATATCATGTGATTTTATCTGAAAGTGAAGTGAAAAATCCAAGTCTGATTCATGCCAAATTAGGCGCTGCATTAGCAGAGCACCTTTATGAGGTCACAGACCCTGAGATTTTACATGCAATCAAGGTGCATACGACAGGTATGCCGGATATGAGCCTTTTGGATAAAATTCTGTTTGTCGCAGATTATATGGAGCCGGGAAGAAACGAGGCGCCAAACCTTGAAGTAATCAGAGAACTTGCGTTTGGGGACTTAGACGCCTGTGTGGCACAGATTTTATATGACACTTTAAAATACCTTTCCGGGAAAAAGGGTGCCATTGATCCAATGACAGAAATGACTTATAAATTTTACAAAGATAACAGAAAGGAAACAGTATTATGA
- the nadD gene encoding nicotinate-nucleotide adenylyltransferase produces MKNRKIGIFGGSFDPIHNGHLAIAKSAYQDFALDEVWFIPAGHSPNKRESNMTPAGQRAKMTELAIASIPYFQLSKIEIEAAETSFTYLTLEKLKKSNPLDTFYFIMGADSLDYFEKWRYPDRICACANILVAVRDDWDCTKVKEKIAAIKKLFQAEISLLSVKKMDVSSHEIRSDIANGIPVSDRIPDAVEKYIKEKGLYQNDGNNRNEKKAEKRA; encoded by the coding sequence ATGAAAAATCGTAAAATTGGAATTTTCGGCGGATCCTTTGATCCAATTCACAATGGACATCTTGCCATTGCCAAAAGTGCATATCAGGATTTTGCTTTAGATGAGGTATGGTTTATTCCGGCAGGTCATTCACCAAACAAAAGGGAAAGCAACATGACGCCTGCAGGACAGCGCGCGAAGATGACGGAACTTGCCATTGCGTCTATTCCGTATTTTCAGTTATCCAAAATCGAAATAGAGGCAGCAGAAACAAGTTTTACCTATCTTACCCTAGAGAAGCTAAAGAAAAGCAATCCGCTTGATACATTTTATTTTATTATGGGGGCGGATTCACTTGATTACTTTGAAAAATGGAGATATCCAGATAGAATCTGTGCCTGTGCCAATATTTTAGTGGCAGTCCGGGATGACTGGGACTGCACAAAGGTAAAAGAAAAAATTGCAGCAATTAAGAAATTGTTCCAAGCAGAAATTTCACTTTTATCCGTTAAGAAGATGGACGTCTCATCGCATGAGATTCGAAGTGATATTGCAAATGGAATTCCGGTAAGTGACAGGATTCCGGATGCCGTTGAAAAATACATCAAGGAAAAAGGATTATATCAAAATGATGGAAATAACAGAAATGAAAAAAAAGCTGAAAAAAGAGCTTGA